A section of the Tenrec ecaudatus isolate mTenEca1 chromosome 10, mTenEca1.hap1, whole genome shotgun sequence genome encodes:
- the TTYH2 gene encoding protein tweety homolog 2, translating to MPAARVEYIAPWWVVWLHRVPHLNLRLQPVDSTFNPRNESYQESLLFLGLVAAVGLALNLIFLAVYLTCTCCRRRRNHGVQTKLHNSCCATCTAVVAGLICCAAVGVGFYGNSETNDGVYQLIYSLDSANHTFSGIDSLVAGTTQKMKLELEQHLARLGEMLAARGDYIQVLRFLQQMAGTIMAQLAGLPEWSNVTAVLTEVADQTSYVEHYRWLSYLLLFILDVAICLIACLGLAKRSRCLLAILLCCALLTLLLSWASLAADTAAAVGTSDFCVAPDSFILNLTQGHISTEVTRYYLYCSQGPSSPFQQVLTVFQRSLTAMQTQTSHLLQLAVPHFPTAQKDLLEIQLLLNSSEASLHQLTALLDCRGLYKDYLDALTGVCYDGIEGLIYLGLFSLLAALAFSSMICAGPRTWKHFATRDRDYNDIDEEDPFNPQARRIAAHHHPRGAPLHSFCSYSSGLGSQTSLHPPAQTISNAPVSEYMNQAALFGGTPRYENVPLIGRGSPPPTYSPSMRATYLSVADEHLRHYGTEFPA from the exons ATGCCGGCGGCGCGCGTGGAGTACATCGCGCCCTGGTGGGTCGTGTGGCTGCACAGGGTCCCCCACCTCAACCTGCGCCTGCAGCCCGTGGACAGCACCTTCAACCCCCGCAACGAGAGTTACCAGGAG TCGCTGTTGTTCCTGGGGCTGGTGGCCGCCGTGGGCCTGGCCCTGAACCTCATCTTCCTTGCGGTTTACCTGACCTGCACCTGCTGCCGCCGCCGGCGAAACCATGGCGTACAGACCAAGCTTCACAACTCCTGCTGCGCCACCTGCACGGCAGTGGTGGCTGGGCTCATCTGCTG CGCCGCGGTGGGCGTTGGCTTCTATGGAAACAGCGAGACCAACGACGGGGTGTACCAGCTGATATACTCCTTGGACAGCGCCAACCACACCTTCTCCGGGATCGACTCCCTG GTTGCCGGAACCACCCAGAAGATGAAGTTGGAGCTGGAGCAGCACCTGGCGAGGCTCGGCGAGATGCTGGCGGCGCGCGGCGACTACATCCAGGTgctgaggttcctgcagcagatgGCCGGCACCATCATGGCCCAGCTCGCGGGGCTGCCCGAGTGGAGCAACGTCACCGCCGTGCTGACCGAGGTGGCCGACCAGACCAGTTACGTGGAGCACTACAG GTGGCTGTCCTACCTCCTGCTCTTCATCCTGGACGTGGCCATCTGCCTCATCGCCTGCCTGGGGCTGGCCAAGcgctccaggtgcctgctagccAT ATTGCTGTGCTGTGCGCTGCTGACCCTGCTCCTCAGCTGGGCCTCCCTGGCCGCCGACACCGCCGCCGCCGTG GGCACCAGCGACTTCTGCGTTGCTCCTGACAGCTTCATCCTGAACCTCACACAGGGCCACATCAGCACAG AGGTGACCCGCTACTACCTGTACTGCAGCCAAGGCCCAAGCAGCCCCTTCCAGCAG GTGCTGACCGTCTTCCAGCGCTCGCTGACCGCCATGCAGACTCAGACCAGCCATCTGCTGCAGCTTGCTGTGCCCCATTTCCCCACGGCGCAG AAAGACCTGCTGGAGATCCAGCTCCTGCTGAACTCTTCTGAGGCCAGCCTGCACCAGCTGACGGCCCTGCTGGACTGCCGAGGGCTGTACAAG GACTACCTGGATGCCCTCACCGGCGTCTGCTATGATGGCATTGAGGGCCTGATCTACCTGGGCCTCTTCTCCCTCCTGGCCGCCCTGGCCTTCTCCTCCATGATCTGTGCCGGGCCGCGCACCTGGAAGCACTTTGCCACCag GGACCGGGACTACAACGACATCGACGAAGAAGACCCCTTCAACCCCCAGGCCCGACGCATCGccgcccaccaccacccccggggGGCGCCGCTCCACAGCTTCTGCAGCTACAGCAGCGGCCTGGGCAGCCAGACCAGCCTGCACCCCCCGGCGCAGACCATCTCCAACGCCCCTGTCTCCGAGTACAT gaaCCAGGCGGCCCTCTTCGGTGGGACCCCGCGCTATGAGAACGTGCCGCTCATCGGAAGAGGCTCCCCGCCGCCTACG